The following coding sequences are from one Nicotiana tabacum cultivar K326 chromosome 1, ASM71507v2, whole genome shotgun sequence window:
- the LOC107800231 gene encoding cytokinin riboside 5'-monophosphate phosphoribohydrolase LOG1 isoform X2: protein MGNNSNPQLVLPMLKPSRFKRICVFCGSSPGNKPTYQLAAIQLGNQLITGEKIGEVRTVSGMHQRKAEMARQADAFIALPGGYGTLEELLEVITWAQLGIHDKPIGLLNVEGYYNSLLCFIDKAVEEGFITPSAHHIIVSAPTAHELMSKLEDYVPKHNGVAPKLSWEMEQQLGYTAIPEIGR from the exons ATGGGAAATAACAGTAATCCTCAACTTGTTCTTCCTATGTTAAAGCCCTCAAGATTCAAGCGCATATGTGTTTTCTGTGGCAGCAGCCCTGGCAATAAACCTACTTACCAACTTGCTGCTATCCAACTTGGAAACCAATTG ATTACTGGAGAAAAAATTGGAGAAGTGAGGACTGTTTCTGGTATGCACCAAAGAAAGGCTGAAATGGCTAGGCAAGCTGATGCATTCATAGCTTTGCCAG GTGGCTATGGAACATTGGAGGAACTCTTAGAGGTCATCACTTGGGCACAGTTGGGCATTCATGATAAGCCA ATAGGTCTGCTAAATGTGGAAGGCTACTACAACTCACTATTGTGTTTCATAGACAAAGCAGTGGAAGAAGGTTTCATCACGCCCTCTGCCCATCACATTATTGTTTCTGCCCCCACTGCTCACGAACTCATGTCCAAACTTGAG GATTATGTTCCAAAGCATAATGGAGTTGCACCAAAACTGAGTTGGGAGATGGAGCAGCAACTTGGCTACACAGCAATACCAGAAATTGGTCGTTGA
- the LOC107800231 gene encoding cytokinin riboside 5'-monophosphate phosphoribohydrolase LOG1 isoform X1, with translation MGNNSNPQLVLPMLKPSRFKRICVFCGSSPGNKPTYQLAAIQLGNQLVERNIDLVYGGGSVGLMGLISKTVFNGGRHVLGVIPKSLMPREITGEKIGEVRTVSGMHQRKAEMARQADAFIALPGGYGTLEELLEVITWAQLGIHDKPIGLLNVEGYYNSLLCFIDKAVEEGFITPSAHHIIVSAPTAHELMSKLEDYVPKHNGVAPKLSWEMEQQLGYTAIPEIGR, from the exons ATGGGAAATAACAGTAATCCTCAACTTGTTCTTCCTATGTTAAAGCCCTCAAGATTCAAGCGCATATGTGTTTTCTGTGGCAGCAGCCCTGGCAATAAACCTACTTACCAACTTGCTGCTATCCAACTTGGAAACCAATTG GTTGAAAGGAACATTGACTTGGTGTATGGAGGTGGCAGTGTTGGCTTGATGGGTTTGATTTCTAAAACTGTTTTTAATGGTGGCCGCCACGTGTTAGG TGTGATTCCTAAAAGTCTCATGCCCAGAGAG ATTACTGGAGAAAAAATTGGAGAAGTGAGGACTGTTTCTGGTATGCACCAAAGAAAGGCTGAAATGGCTAGGCAAGCTGATGCATTCATAGCTTTGCCAG GTGGCTATGGAACATTGGAGGAACTCTTAGAGGTCATCACTTGGGCACAGTTGGGCATTCATGATAAGCCA ATAGGTCTGCTAAATGTGGAAGGCTACTACAACTCACTATTGTGTTTCATAGACAAAGCAGTGGAAGAAGGTTTCATCACGCCCTCTGCCCATCACATTATTGTTTCTGCCCCCACTGCTCACGAACTCATGTCCAAACTTGAG GATTATGTTCCAAAGCATAATGGAGTTGCACCAAAACTGAGTTGGGAGATGGAGCAGCAACTTGGCTACACAGCAATACCAGAAATTGGTCGTTGA